The genome window AGTCAAACTCGGCTTTCACCTTAAAGGTTTTTTTGAATCCGTCTTCCATCTCGGAAAGCAGGGAGTATATATACGAACTTCCTATCAGAATCACTTTGGCATCAATATCAATCGGTTCCGGCTTCAGAATGGAAGGGGCAAGCTGAAAATAATTATAGGAATCCTGGATTTCCATTTTTCTGTACGTCAGAATCCTCTTCAGATTGCGCCATACGCCAGGTTCTTCAAACAGGTGATGGACATTTATGACGATAAATCCTCCGTTTGCTTTAAGCAGCGAACCGGCTTTGATGCGGGTGAAGTCAGCATACCACCCTCCTCTGCCGTCCGGGGTTTTTTCGATGCTTCCAAACAGGTTCGTATAGGTTGGATTAATCTCAACAATAATGGGACTGGTTTTCTGCTGGCTGTTATCAAGAATAATGTTTACCTGATAGTCGCGGAAATAATCTTCTGCCGCTATTTCAGGCTGCTGTTCCTGTTCAGGGCGGTGTCCCTTGAATATATGCAGATTCGCAAGGATGGAATCCTGCACTTCTTCAAGATAACTGAGGAAAACCTGATTGGTATATTTTTCCTTTAGTGTTCCGATTGCGGCGGTAACAAGGGAACCGATTTCATTGCGCTCCAGTTCGCCCACGGTTTTGCGCAGTTCCTGATTCAGTTTCATTCCCTTCTTAAAAACTTCAATCAGCTCCTGCTGAAAAACATCATACTTCACCCCTATTTCATTCGCGGCATCACGGGTCATCTTTCCCTCCTGCACCAGCTGGTCAAGCTGAAAGATGGTAACAGGCTGCTCGTTTATAATCGGCATAATTTCAGGCCGCGGGGTTCCCTCCACCTGTATATGTCCCAGAGTAAAATTATCGTTCTTCAGCTTGCCTTCAAACTGATTCACGATATCATTTTCCATCCGTGTATATTTCTGAATCAGTTCATTGCGCTTGGCAGTATATGCCTCACTTTCAAGTAGCTGCGGAATTCTTTCCTGCAGGAATGCAATCAGCGCTTCCATGTGAGAGCGGAATTCCTTTGCCCTGCCCGGTTCAAATACCAGAAGCCGGGGGGAGTCGGGATCATTAAAATTATTTACATACGCATAATCTTTTACGCCTGAAGTATCAGGATCCATGGCTTCAAGAATCTTTTTTACCGTGGAAGCCTTGCCTGTTCCTGATAAGCCGGCTATATAGATATTATAACCGGGGCTTTTCATCTTCACTCCAAGCTGAAGCGCCGCCAGGGCTTTTTCCTGCCCCACTATTCCTTCTACCGGTTCAAGGTCTGATGTTGTGGTAAAATTAAATATCCTCGGATTGCATTTCCATCTGAGGTGTATATGTTTTAATCCGGCTGGTTTAGCGGCCTTTACTAATTTCATATTCTTCTCTCTGAATTCTTCTGTTATCGATAAGGAGAACAAACTCACCTTTAAGAGCATCCCTCTGCGCGGATGCGGTCATTTCCTTAAGCGGCATCCGTATATACCGCTCCCCCTGCTTGCTTATTTCATACGCCAGTACTCCGCTGATCTCACCTCCGAAGACCTCACTGCAGTCTCTCAGCAGACTCTGCAGGCGGTAGGGGGTATCAAGCAGTACAATTACTTCCCTGATTTTTTTGAGCCGGAGGAGTTCATTTTTTCTTATTTCCTTTTTAGGGGAAAGCCATCCGAAATAATAAAACTTCTCAGCGTGAAGACCGGAGGCAGAAAGCGCCGGCATCAGAGAACTGGCACCGGGGAGCGCGGTTATCTGAATTCCGGCAGCAAGGGCCTGGGAAAGGAGATGATGCCCCGGGTCAGAGAACAGCGGGGTTCCGCAGTCTGATATCAGCGCTATGTTTTTCCCCTCGCGAAGCAGGGTGATAAGATGGGGCGTCTCCTCCCGTTCATTATGTTCATTGATGGAAAGGAGTTCTTTTTTAATTTCGTAATGGGCAAGCAGTCTGACTGCTTCTTTATATTCTTCACAGACAATTCTGTCCGCGGCCTTTAGTACGGAGAGTGCCCGGAGGGTTATATCCTCATAATTTCCGATTGGTACCGGCACCAGATAAAGTGTTCCTATGGTTTTTCTCCTATATTTCAGACTGAATTTTCAATTTATTTCCTGATTTATTTGTCTCTTTGTCACTCATATACAAAAGAAGAGCTGAGGGGAAACCCCGTTCTTTTGCATAATGCATGCTCTGATTCACCGGCGGCAACAGCATCACCGGATTTCAGAAAATTATACGAGCATGCAATTTTTTCAGGAACATCTCAAATATACCTATTAATTGCTGTCATTGTTCTGCTCTGCACCGGAGAAATTTCATCCCAGAGAAATTATTTTTATACAAATAAACCCTACGGCAGTGAAGCGCTGTTTAATCCGGTCTCATTCATTTTTAACGGCGGATATGACGTGGCACAGCTGCAGCTTGTCTCAAACCGGATTCAGGACCATAATTACCGGGAGATGTGGAAGACCGTGATCGGCAATCTTGGCCACCCAATCAAATCGATTGAGGTGTATGGCTGGAACAGGTTTCTGCGCACTGAATTTCTCCCGATCAGTTTTACCAAAAACAATATGCAGTGGATTCCCAACTATCAGCAGCACCTGATAGGCGGGGGGATGATGTACACGGCTATGGCAGAATGGTACAGGGAGCAGGGGGTCCCCTGGCCGAAAACTTTTTCCTTTGTCACGGTTATGTCTCAGCATCTGCTGAATGAAGTGATCGAAACCGGTCCGGCTGAGGGCTACAGTGTGGATGAAGTTTCTGATATATATATCTTTGATCTTGGCGGTATTCTGCTCTTCAGTTTTGATTCAGTGAATGAATTCTTCGCGGATGAACTGAATCTGTCCGACTGGTCGCTTCAGGCCTCAGTCACCCTGCCAAACGGACGGGTAAATGCCGGCCAGTATTTTTCCGTGAAGTGGGAGTTTCCCTTCTGGCAGAATCACGCGCTTTTCTACCGCTATGGCATGGGAGCTCTGTTCGGCATTTCAGAAAAACTGAATGAGGAAGAATGGCTTTCTTATGGAATCGGCTTTAAAACCAAACACCTGGTTGATCTGGAAACCGAATTTAAGCAGCGAACAATAGAAACAGGATGGCATGCCGGAATTTTCTGGGACAGAAACAACTCCCTTCTCGCCTCGTTAGTGTTCAGCGGGGTGAAAGAATATTTCGTAATGGCCGATGTTTATCCTGGCATTCTCAAAACAGGAAACTTTTCCCCCGGTGTCTGGGCAATAGCCGGCCGAGATGGAACTTTCCTTTTTGGGCTGACCACAAAATACCTGATAGGCGCAGGGGCAGAGTTCAGATAAGTTTCAACAGTAACGTAAACCGCACTCACTTCTTTTCATATTTCCAGTTGCGCCCTTTCCCCTCGGCAATCCACCCGACTGCTGTTTCAAGACGCTTCAGCCTGGTTGCATCGGTTTTTGCCTCAGTGAGCCACATGATATACTCCTTGCGGAAACTGTACGATGCGGCTTCAAATACTTTCCAGGCGGTTTTGTTCTTCATGAGCGCTTTTTCAAACCAGTCCGGGGTTTCAAGTTTCTTCCTCGGAGCAGCAGGTTTCTTTCTGACAATCTTTACCCCTTCATCATGCAGACGCATAGCTTCATGTATATACCAGGTGAGAACTTTTTCTGACGGCAGGTCTTTCAAAGTGCGAATCTGACCGAGCAGCCCCATACCTCCGGATTCTTCTTTTTTGAATATCGCGTGTTTGTCATCCATTGAGCCGCCAAGCCGGAATCCAAACGAACAGTGTTCTTTAAAAGAAGCCATGTGGCAGAGAATTCCTCCGTTATAATCAAACACCGGGAAACTCCATTTGATGCTTTCAACAGCATCAGGACATGCCCTGTGTACAATTTTCCTGATCTGTTTCAGTATGGGTTTCGCGAAGGGAGCCGATTTCTCTATATACTCATCAACACGTGTATTTTTTAATGCCATATATACCTCAAAGCTTTTTACTAAAAAACATTCCGGACTGGTTTGTCAGACGATACCAGCGGCAAGCAGTACTCCAAATACTATAAGCAGAACTGCAATAAACTTCTCAAGAGAGCGGATGGTAATTTTTTTCAGAAGTTTATTTCCCGCGAGCGCACCCGCGAACGCGGAGAATACCGCAGCGGTAAGAAGCCCCCCCTCGCTTCCTGTGAATGACTCTTTCATCATAGGAAAATAAACAGTCAGGCGTGATATATCAACAATGCAGGCAATCATCACACCCGTTGCAATAAACGATTCTTTACTCAGTCCCGCGCGGATAAGGAACGTTGTCCTGAGTGCCCCCTGATGACCGGACAAGCCGCCAAAAAACCCGCTTAATACACCGCCGTAAGGGAGATATTTCGGTTGGATTGCAATTCGCCGGGTACCGGGCATAATGTCAAACAGAGCAAAGAAAATCAGCAGGATGCCGATAATCAATCCGGCTGGAGTAACAACAAACATTTCATTCCCGAGCCAGTACTGAAAAAGCGACCCCATTTGGCTCACTGCCGTGAGAAGGATTGCGCCGGCAATAGCCCCTGCAAAAGAGAGTAACCCGAATTTAATAACAACTTCCCTGTCAGCATCGCGCCAGGTCAGACCAAGTTTGAAGAGATTATTGGCGAAATGGACTATTGCAGTCATCGTAACAGCCGTTTCGATGGGAAAAAAAAGTCCGAAAACAGGGAGTAAGACCGTTCCAAGTCCGAAACCTGAAAAAAAGGTTAGTGCCGAACCCGCCAGGGCGGTCAGGCAGATGATGATTATCTCCATTTTCTCCTGATCTTCATAAATTTTCGATGAAAGAATTTTCTTTCAGAAAAATAAATTTATAGTATTTTATTATAGCAAACATCATAAATTAGCCACACACACCTTTCTGTCAGATGAGAAAAGTAATTTCAGTTGCAATACCTAAGGGAGGGGTGGGGAAAACAACCACAGCGGTTAACCTGGCTGCATCACTTGCGGTGGCTGAAAAAAAGGTCCTCCTGATTGATGCGGATCCGGCAGGCACCTGTGCACTCAATTTAGGAGTTGACCACAATTCACTACCGGCTGATCTGTCGCACGTATTCTCTTACACCAAAAGACTCTCTCAGGTAATATTTAAAACATCACTTTCTCATCTGGATTTTATTCCGAGCGGATCTTCATCATATCAGAGTGAAGAACGGCTCACCCGTTTAACCAGCAACCTGCTACTCCTCCGGAATATGCTTAATAACGAATGCAAAGATTATGACTTTATCATCTTTGACTGCCCCCCCTATCTCAAAGGCATTACCACTCTTGCACTGGCTGCTTCAGATTCGGTAATCATGCCGGTTAAGTCAGGACAGTTTTCCGTTGAAGCACTTAAGAGAATGTTTAAGCATCTTTACTGGATAAAATCAAATTATAACCCCGGGCTATCCATTGAAGGAGTTCTTTTCACCATGTATGAAAAAAATACCCGTGCCTGGCTGATAACACAAAACGAGCTTTTCCGTACCATCGGGGAGCATATACTGCACACCATCATTCCGAAATCCACTGCCATCACTGAAGCAGAGTTTTCCGGGATGCCGGCAGTACTTTGTAACGCAAACTCCATCGGCTCAAAAGCATACCTTGAGCTCGCCGGCGAAATTCTGGCCCGTCTTGAGGGAAAACCCTGGCCCCGGGAACAATCCTCACAGGTTGTGGCGTGATGCCCGAATAATTCCTCCGGCAGGTGATAATTAAACGGGATAAACTGTAAGCGGTGAAACAAGGGGCAAATTCTGTGCATATTTTTATTTAGATGGATTTATAAGGTTAGTTACATAAGTAATTTAGGCGTTTAACCCTTTCCTTGATAATTTATTAAGATATTCCTCGCTCTTCTCCTTATTTAATTCAGAATTTACCCTCTTTTCAGACGGTAATCCTGTTTGTCCGTAAACTTTTATTGGTATAGTTTTCGGGTGAAAGTCATTTTCTTTTCACAAATCTATCGGAGAGGATAGTATATGTATAAACTCACTTTCACAGTTCTCTTACTGATCACCGGACTAACCTTCGGACAGGAAGCTCCAAAGTTTGAGAAAACAGGCGGTTACGCCAGAGTTCTCAGTCTTGGAGATAATCCTTATATACTGGATCTGGAAAATCTGAAAACCAATCCGGCATATGCAGGTCATTATGCAAATTTCTTCTATGGTGATTTCGGTTCATCCATTGTTGGTTCGCCAAATGATGGTAACGGTCAGTACGCAGGTTTCAACCTGAGATTCAACAGCCAGATTACCGTGGGTGCAATCCTTGCAAGAAAGGATTTCATGACCAGTTCAATCGCTCAGCTTGATCCCGGCGGAGTTGTTGGTATTGTTAACGGTGTTGCAGGCGCAGGTTCTGTTACCCCTTTGGATAATAATTTCCAGATTCTTGGTTCTTATGCTCTTAATAATTCATGGACGCTCGGTCTTGGTCTTGCTTTTGCTTCAACCAATCAGACTGCAACTCCTGCCGGCGGTGTTAAATCAGAAGGAAGCGCTTCACAGCTCGGCCTTAATCTTGGCGCCATCGGTAAGCTTGGTTCCGGTCTTGATCTGGATGTGGATTTCTCCTTAATTATGCCTTCAGCTTCATTTGATGCAGGAGGAGGAGCAGCAAAGATTGAAGCATCCAATACCATGATGATGATTAATGCCCGTGCATTTTATAAAGCAACCAGCAAATTCACCTACGTTCCGGTTGTCAGTTTTATGACCTCAAGCGGAAGCTCAACTAACGCTGCCGGTGTTTCTGCTGACCTTCCTTCAAGCACCAATTTCGCTATTGGCTTCGGACTTCACTATCAGGTTGGTGATGTTATGTTTGCAGGCGGTCCGGCTCTCGGAATCACCAGCACCACCACCCCTTCAACTGCTGCAGCTCCTGAGCTCTCAAACTCAACTTTCACCTTCCCGGGTTGGAATCTTGGTCTTGAGTGGACTCTTACTGACTGGTTAGTTGGACGTCTTGGTTATACAGCTAATACCACTTCATGGACCTGGGAAAATGCAGCAACCGCTACAACCAAAGATGAACAGACCGGTAATGCTTTCGGAAACGATCTGAGAGCAGGTCTCGGATTCAAGTTTGGCAAATTCCAGCTTCATGCTACCATTGCTGAGCAGGTTCTTTTTGACGGCCTGAAGAATATCGCTAACGGTTCAGAAACCTTCGGCTATATCTCAGCTCACTACGAATTCTAATAGTTAGAATTCTCCCTTTTTAAGAAGGACACCTCAGAACGAGGTGTCCTTTTTTGTTTTATCTGGTATGGGTGACTTGTATGTCTGTGCTTACTGGCATTAAATCTAACAAACGGCAAGAATTAATATTGATCACCCGGTTTGTTGGGCTATTGTGTTTGCCTGGCTTTAAGGACTCACCCCTAAATCCCCTCTCTCCCAAAAAACCAACTATTACGTTAATTCTGATTTATTGAGAAACAGAGTTAATCCTTCATCAGGCATTGTCTGGGAAAGAGGGGACTTTGAAGAGAGAATGTAACAAATCGAGCGAATTTTTAGTTTGAACGTAAATTTTAGACGGTTTTGTGACTTGCTCAGTTTTCGGAAATTGTACTGACCTAATGGTTTTTTCCATTCCTTAAACAGGTGATCTTAAAAGCCCCCTGTTTCCAATCGATTTTTTAACAAGAAAGTATTCAGTCACTCAACAAGTGACTGGTGAGTAAGAATTCTGTTTGTCAGGAGAGAGGGGGTTTGGGGGTAAGTTGCGTTTTATCAGGCGCGCTTTAACCGTTATCTGGAAGACCGCGGCCTTAAAGGTGGAGATGTGTCCGCCCGGAGCGGCTTCATCCTTGTTTGCCTTAACCACCATTGCCATACCACCCTGAATAGTGTTTACACCCCAAATTTAATCATGTAAATTTAAAGTTTCACTTTAGATTTACATGGTTATTCTTTGGGATTATAACTTTTCTCAGGATATCTGGGGCAGCCTAACCGTACGAAAAGTCAATTTATCCATGTAAATCTAAACTTTGATTTTATATTTACATGGTTATTTGTTATATTTAGACATGATTACCAGAAAATTTCTTCCAATAGTACAAAAATCGCTCAGACACAATCCAGCGTGTGTTCTGATCGGACCTCGCCAGTCAGGAAAAACCACATTAGCCCGGCAAATCCTCTCTTTGCATCCGGAGTCCGTTTACTTTGATTTAGAGGACTCACGAGATTTCAGAAAATTTGAAGACCCGGGTACTCTTTTTGAAAGATACGAGAATTCTTTGGTTATCATTGACGAGATACAAACAAGACCGGAACTCTTTCGTGAGCTTCGTCCGGCAATTGACCGTAACAGAAAGGATGGACGGTTCCTGCTTTTGGGCTCTGCCTCCCCCGTCCTCATTACCGGTGTTTCGGAAT of Ignavibacteriales bacterium contains these proteins:
- a CDS encoding AAA family ATPase, whose protein sequence is MKLVKAAKPAGLKHIHLRWKCNPRIFNFTTTSDLEPVEGIVGQEKALAALQLGVKMKSPGYNIYIAGLSGTGKASTVKKILEAMDPDTSGVKDYAYVNNFNDPDSPRLLVFEPGRAKEFRSHMEALIAFLQERIPQLLESEAYTAKRNELIQKYTRMENDIVNQFEGKLKNDNFTLGHIQVEGTPRPEIMPIINEQPVTIFQLDQLVQEGKMTRDAANEIGVKYDVFQQELIEVFKKGMKLNQELRKTVGELERNEIGSLVTAAIGTLKEKYTNQVFLSYLEEVQDSILANLHIFKGHRPEQEQQPEIAAEDYFRDYQVNIILDNSQQKTSPIIVEINPTYTNLFGSIEKTPDGRGGWYADFTRIKAGSLLKANGGFIVINVHHLFEEPGVWRNLKRILTYRKMEIQDSYNYFQLAPSILKPEPIDIDAKVILIGSSYIYSLLSEMEDGFKKTFKVKAEFDYEVDKTGEVMIEYARVIKRLVKEENLLEFDKSAIAYLLELAAQTAGKKEKLTSRFSILSDFAREADYWAREGKSRVVSAKYVKKAYEFARARHALYEEKMAEYIQEGIILISTSGEKVGQINGLAVYGNEVFSFGKPVRLSSSVSIGNGAIVNVEREAGLSGKSHDKGVLIIAGFFREKFGQRMPLSFAATLVFEQSYGMIDGDSASAAELFVLISALSQIPLNQSIAVTGSVNQKGEIQAIGGVNQKIEGFFDLCNSRGLTKEQGVLIPEQNIRDLMLRDDIVEAVKKKQFHIYPMKTIEEGLEILTGIKAGGLLKNGLHEPNTIYARVEDRLKHFYELGKNPFRRDDHKKHPHPPKKEEPAAPVKKKPVKKK
- a CDS encoding YdeI/OmpD-associated family protein produces the protein MALKNTRVDEYIEKSAPFAKPILKQIRKIVHRACPDAVESIKWSFPVFDYNGGILCHMASFKEHCSFGFRLGGSMDDKHAIFKKEESGGMGLLGQIRTLKDLPSEKVLTWYIHEAMRLHDEGVKIVRKKPAAPRKKLETPDWFEKALMKNKTAWKVFEAASYSFRKEYIMWLTEAKTDATRLKRLETAVGWIAEGKGRNWKYEKK
- a CDS encoding ParA family protein, with amino-acid sequence MRKVISVAIPKGGVGKTTTAVNLAASLAVAEKKVLLIDADPAGTCALNLGVDHNSLPADLSHVFSYTKRLSQVIFKTSLSHLDFIPSGSSSYQSEERLTRLTSNLLLLRNMLNNECKDYDFIIFDCPPYLKGITTLALAASDSVIMPVKSGQFSVEALKRMFKHLYWIKSNYNPGLSIEGVLFTMYEKNTRAWLITQNELFRTIGEHILHTIIPKSTAITEAEFSGMPAVLCNANSIGSKAYLELAGEILARLEGKPWPREQSSQVVA
- the rsmI gene encoding 16S rRNA (cytidine(1402)-2'-O)-methyltransferase, which encodes MGTLYLVPVPIGNYEDITLRALSVLKAADRIVCEEYKEAVRLLAHYEIKKELLSINEHNEREETPHLITLLREGKNIALISDCGTPLFSDPGHHLLSQALAAGIQITALPGASSLMPALSASGLHAEKFYYFGWLSPKKEIRKNELLRLKKIREVIVLLDTPYRLQSLLRDCSEVFGGEISGVLAYEISKQGERYIRMPLKEMTASAQRDALKGEFVLLIDNRRIQREEYEISKGR
- a CDS encoding sulfite exporter TauE/SafE family protein, whose protein sequence is MEIIIICLTALAGSALTFFSGFGLGTVLLPVFGLFFPIETAVTMTAIVHFANNLFKLGLTWRDADREVVIKFGLLSFAGAIAGAILLTAVSQMGSLFQYWLGNEMFVVTPAGLIIGILLIFFALFDIMPGTRRIAIQPKYLPYGGVLSGFFGGLSGHQGALRTTFLIRAGLSKESFIATGVMIACIVDISRLTVYFPMMKESFTGSEGGLLTAAVFSAFAGALAGNKLLKKITIRSLEKFIAVLLIVFGVLLAAGIV